A region of the Nocardia asteroides genome:
CCGCGCCACCTTCACCACCGGCAGGCTCGCGCCATAGGTGAGCACGACCGCCATCTGCAGGAGGGTGCGGATGTTGCCGCGAATGTGCGGCTCGGTGTTGTCCGCGAAGGTCTCCGCGCAGTCGCCGCCCTGCATGAGGAACGCCTCGCCCCGGGCGACCTCGGCCAGCTGCCCGCGCAGCTCCTCCACTTCGGCGGGCACGCAGATAGGCGGCACGCTCTCCAGTACGGTGCGCATTTTGGCCGCCTGCTCCGGATCCCAGGACGGCTGCTGCAGCGCAGGTCGCGCCAGCGCGTCGTCCAACCGCCTGCGCAGCTCGACGGGCAGCGGCGGCAGTTCCGGCAGGCGATCGATGGGTACGTCGACGGTCCAGTTCACCAGTCCAGAATACGGACCATCGGCCCTGTGGGGATACCCGGTGGTGGTGGTGGAGTGCCGCACCAAGGTGGCGAAGTTCTCCACCTCATGGGCCCTTGCGGGCGTGGCGGCGCACGTCACCATAGGGTTGCCGGGAACCCGTCACCTGCCGCAACGGCACCGGAAGCCGAGGAGAGACCGATTTCGCTGCGATATTTCTACGACTGCGAATTCATCGAGGACGGAGTGACCATCGATTTGGTCTCCATCGGCGTCGTCTGCGAGGACGGCCGGGAGTTCTACGCGGTGTCCACCGAATTCGATGCCGGACGTGCGGGGCCGTGGGTGCGCAAATTCGTGCTGCCCCGATTGCCTTCGCCGTCTTCTCCGCTCTGGCGCAGCCGGGCCCGGATCCGCGACGAGCTGTACGCGTTCCTGGTGCCACGGCCGACCGTGCAGCCCGAGCTGTGGGCTTGGGTTTCCGCGTACGACCATGTCGCCTTGTGCCAGCTGTGGGGCTCCATGGTCGATCTGCCCAACACGCTTCCGCGCTACACCAACGAGTTGCGCCAGCATTGGGAGGCGTACGGCCGCCCCGAGCTGCCGCCGATCCCGTCGGACGCGCATGACGCGCTGGCCGACGCCCGGCACAATCTGGCCAAGTTCGAAGCCATCGAGGCCGCACGCCGCGCGACGCCACGCCTGTGACACCCGCGGCATGACGCACCACGGCCCCGAGTCGCTTCGACTCGGGGCCGTGGTTCGGGGCGGGCGTCAGTGGCCGTGCTTGCCGTTCGCCGCCTCTTGAGCCCGCTGCAGCACCTTCAGCTGCTTGTGCTCTTCTTCGTGATCGATCTCGAAGTGCCGGTCGCTCTCCTCCTGCGGGTCCGGCCGCAGGAAGCTGCCCGTGCCCGGCCGGCCGGCCGAGCCGAGCTGGTTCATCTTCTTCGGTACCGGCGCGCCCTGGTACTCCAGCGGGATCGGGTGACCGTGCTCGTCCACCGGGCCGAGCGGCTGGTGCACCTCGATGTACTCGCCGTGCGGCAAGCGCTTGATCACGCCGGTCTCGATGCCGTGCTCGAGCACCGCGCGGTCGCTGCGCTGCAAGCCGAGGCAGAACCGGTAAGCGATGTAGTACGCCGCAGGCGGGGCGACGAGCAGACCGATTCGACCGATCCAGGTGGTCGCGTTCAGCGAGATGTCGAACTTCAGCGCGATGATGTCGTTGACGCACGACAAGGTCAGGACCACATAGAACGCGATCGCCATCGAACCGATCGCGGTCCGGACGGGTACGTCACGCGGACGCTGCAACAGGTTGTGATGCGCGCTGCTGTCGCCGGTGAGCCGCTTCTCGATCCACGGGTAGGCGATCAGGACGGCGAACACCAAGCCCATGATCAACGCGACCCAGAACACCGCGGGCACGGTGTAGTTGCCGATGTACAGCTCCCACGGCGGCATCAACCGGGCCATGCCGTCGGTCCACATCATGTAGAAGTCCGGCTGCGAACCCGCCGACACCTGCGAGGGGTTGTAGGGACCCAGGTTCCAGATCGGGTTGATCTGGAACACCCCGCCCATGATGCCCACGATGCCGAGGGTGAAGGCGAAGAACGCGCCCTGGTCGGCGGCGAACACCGGCACGATCCGCGCGCCCACCACGTTGTTCTCCGTGCGCCCCGGGCCGGGGAACTGGGTGTGCTTCTGATACCACACCAGCGCCACGTGCGCGGCGATCAACGCCAGGATGATGCCCGGGAACAGCAGCACGTGCGCGATGTACAAGCGCGGGATGATGATGTCGCCGGGGAAGTCGCCGCCGAACATCAGCCAGTGCATCCACGTGCCGATGATCGGGATCGAGATCGTGATCCCGGAGAACGCCGCCCGCAGACCCGTGCCCGAGAGCAGGTCGTCCGGCAGCGAGTACCCGAAGAAGCCCTCGAACATCGCCAGGATCAGCAGCAGCGAACCGATCACCCAGTTCGCCTCCCGCGGCTTGCGGAACGCGCCGGTGAAGAAGATCCGGAACAGATGCACGATGATCGACGCCGCGAACAGCAGCGCCGCCCAGTGATGCACCTGCCGCACGAACAGGCCGCCACGCACCTCGAACGAGATGTTCAGCGCCGTCTCATACGCCCGTGACATGGTCACACCGCGCAACGGCTGATACGCGCCGTCGTACACGACATGGCTCATCGAAGGATCGAAGAACAGCGTCAGGTAGACGCCCGACAGCAGCAGGATGATGAAGCTGTAGAGCGCGATCTCGCCGAGCAGAAACGACCAATGCGTGGGGAAGACCTTGTTGATCGATCGCTTCATGAACGCCGCGGCGCGATACCGCTCGTCCGCCTCGTTGGCTTGGGCTGCGACAGAAGGACTCATGAACGGCGCTCCCAGTAGGCCGGGCCGAGCGGCTCGATGAAGTCGCCGTTGGCGACCAGGAAGCCCTCAGCGTTGACGGTGATCGGCAGCTGCGGCAGCGCGCGAGCGGCGGGACCGAAGATCGGCTTGCCCCACTCGGTCGCGGAGAACTGCGACTGGTGGCAGGGGCACAGGATCCGGTTGGTCTGCTGCTCGAACAGCGAGGTCGGGCAGCCGAGATGGGTGCAGATCTTCGAGTAGGCGAAGTAGTCGCCGTAGTTGAAGCTCTCCTGCCCCTTACGCTTGATCGCCTTCTGCGCGTCTTCGGTGCGCAGGCGGATCAGCATGACGGCGTTGCGGATACCGCGCAGGGAGTCCAGCGTGGCGTGCTCGTCGCCGCGCCACTTCTCCTTCCACGGGAACACCGTCTCCATCGCGCCCGCGTCCAGATCCTCCGGACGCACCAGCACCACGTCGTCGGGCCGACCGGTGTCGCGGCGGATGTAGATGGTCTCGCCCGGGAAGTCCGGAGTCCAGCCCGAGACCCACAGCGGCGACTTGTCGCCCTTGGCCCAAGGATTCTTGATCAGGCCGCCGACGAACACCAGCAGCGCACCGACGCCGAGCACACCGACGCCCGCGCCCGCGGTGCGGGTGATCATCTTGCGACGACCCAGGGTGGAGGTGTCCAGCGCGTCCTGCAGCTCGGCGACCAGGGTGCGGCGCTCGACCTCCGGCGACGGACCGTCGTGCCGCTGCTGGATGGACAGCTCGGCGGGGATGAACAGCTTGCGGATCAGCACCACCGCGACGCCGATGACCAGTACCGAGATGCCGAAGGTCAGGCCGACCAGCGGGGTGAACAGCGAGTAGGCCACGTGGCCGTCTTCGTTCTTGCCCTTGAACTCCCACGGCCAGAACAGGAACACGCCGACCAGCGCCGCGGCCGCGATGCCCGACACGGCGAACCAGAAGCTCACCGCGCGCTCGGCGCGCTTCTCCGCCCGGGTGCCCGGGATCGGGAAGCGCTCGCGGCGGTAGGCGACGTCGACGCCGTCGCGCTCGGTACCGAGCTTGACCAGCTCCGCGCGCGTCATCTTGTCGAGGTCCGCCTCGGTGGGCTCCGCCGGAGTGGCGTTCACCGGCTGCTCCTTCGACTGCTGCGCGTGGCCCTCATCCGGGCGACCCATGTCGTCTCGCTCCTTATTGCTCATGACCTGTGTCCTTTCGGCATGACCGGGGCGCCCTCCGTGGTCACGCGAGCTGCCTGCTCCGGGCGCTGACCGGTCATGACCGGGATCCGATCCACATCGCGGCGCCGACCACGAGCGTGATACCGACCACCCAGATGGCCAGGCCTTCGGTCGCGGGACCGAAACCACCGAGATCCCAGCCGCCCGGGCTGTGCTCCTCGGTGGCGTTCTTGACGTAGGCGACGATGTCGCGCTTTTCCTCCGGGCTCAGCTGACGGTCGGAGAACTTCGGCATGTTCTGCGGGCCGGTGAGCATGGCGGTGTAGATCTGCTGTTCGCTCGCGGGTCCCAGCGGCGGTGCGAACTTGCCGGAGGACAGCGCGCCGCCGCGTCCGGTGAAGTTGTGGCAGGACGCGCAGTTCATCCGGAACAGCTCCGAGCCGCGGGCGATGTCCTCACCGCGCAGCGACTCCTGGGCGATCTCGCCGTTGGCGTCGCGGATCACGGTCGGGCCGCCACCGTTGGCCGCCACGTACGCGCTCAGCGCGTCGGTCTGGTGGGCGTCGAACTTCGGTGGCTTGCGCTCCGCCTGGGCCTCTTGGGCGGCCATCGGCATGCGGCCGGAGGACACCTGGAAGTAGACGGCGGCCTCGCCGACGCCGATCAGGCTGGGACCGCGGTCGACGACACCCTGCAGGTTCGCGCCGTGGCAGGTGATGCAGGACGTGTCGTAGAGCTGCCTGCCCTCGCGGATCAGCGCGGACTGGTCCTCGTTCGCTGTGGCGCGCTGCGGGTCCGGCGTGAAGGCCGATGCCAGGAAGCCTGCTCCGACGAGGCCCACCAGCAGCGCAAGCCCGCCCGCGATGCGACGGCGAACGCGGCGCTGCCTGCGCGTCTTGCTGGCCTGGCCGTTCCCGTGCGTGGCGGGCTCTGGCGCTGACGGGGGAGATGAACTCATCTGTGTCCCTTTGGAGTAGACGGAACCGACTTGTGCGAAAGATCTTGGGTTCAGCCGCACCCGCTCGGCGGCGCGGCGTCCACGATCAGCGGACGAAGTAGATCGTGGCGAACAACCCGATCCACACGATGTCGACGAAGTGCCAGTAGTAGGAGACGACGATCGCCGCGGTGGCCTGCGCTGGGGTGAACTTGCTCACCTTGGTGCGGGCCAGCAGGAACACGAAGGCGATCAGACCGCCGA
Encoded here:
- a CDS encoding polyadenylate-specific 3'-exoribonuclease AS; its protein translation is MRYFYDCEFIEDGVTIDLVSIGVVCEDGREFYAVSTEFDAGRAGPWVRKFVLPRLPSPSSPLWRSRARIRDELYAFLVPRPTVQPELWAWVSAYDHVALCQLWGSMVDLPNTLPRYTNELRQHWEAYGRPELPPIPSDAHDALADARHNLAKFEAIEAARRATPRL
- a CDS encoding ubiquinol-cytochrome c reductase cytochrome b subunit, yielding MSPSVAAQANEADERYRAAAFMKRSINKVFPTHWSFLLGEIALYSFIILLLSGVYLTLFFDPSMSHVVYDGAYQPLRGVTMSRAYETALNISFEVRGGLFVRQVHHWAALLFAASIIVHLFRIFFTGAFRKPREANWVIGSLLLILAMFEGFFGYSLPDDLLSGTGLRAAFSGITISIPIIGTWMHWLMFGGDFPGDIIIPRLYIAHVLLFPGIILALIAAHVALVWYQKHTQFPGPGRTENNVVGARIVPVFAADQGAFFAFTLGIVGIMGGVFQINPIWNLGPYNPSQVSAGSQPDFYMMWTDGMARLMPPWELYIGNYTVPAVFWVALIMGLVFAVLIAYPWIEKRLTGDSSAHHNLLQRPRDVPVRTAIGSMAIAFYVVLTLSCVNDIIALKFDISLNATTWIGRIGLLVAPPAAYYIAYRFCLGLQRSDRAVLEHGIETGVIKRLPHGEYIEVHQPLGPVDEHGHPIPLEYQGAPVPKKMNQLGSAGRPGTGSFLRPDPQEESDRHFEIDHEEEHKQLKVLQRAQEAANGKHGH
- a CDS encoding ubiquinol-cytochrome c reductase iron-sulfur subunit, with the protein product MGRPDEGHAQQSKEQPVNATPAEPTEADLDKMTRAELVKLGTERDGVDVAYRRERFPIPGTRAEKRAERAVSFWFAVSGIAAAALVGVFLFWPWEFKGKNEDGHVAYSLFTPLVGLTFGISVLVIGVAVVLIRKLFIPAELSIQQRHDGPSPEVERRTLVAELQDALDTSTLGRRKMITRTAGAGVGVLGVGALLVFVGGLIKNPWAKGDKSPLWVSGWTPDFPGETIYIRRDTGRPDDVVLVRPEDLDAGAMETVFPWKEKWRGDEHATLDSLRGIRNAVMLIRLRTEDAQKAIKRKGQESFNYGDYFAYSKICTHLGCPTSLFEQQTNRILCPCHQSQFSATEWGKPIFGPAARALPQLPITVNAEGFLVANGDFIEPLGPAYWERRS
- a CDS encoding c-type cytochrome encodes the protein MSSSPPSAPEPATHGNGQASKTRRQRRVRRRIAGGLALLVGLVGAGFLASAFTPDPQRATANEDQSALIREGRQLYDTSCITCHGANLQGVVDRGPSLIGVGEAAVYFQVSSGRMPMAAQEAQAERKPPKFDAHQTDALSAYVAANGGGPTVIRDANGEIAQESLRGEDIARGSELFRMNCASCHNFTGRGGALSSGKFAPPLGPASEQQIYTAMLTGPQNMPKFSDRQLSPEEKRDIVAYVKNATEEHSPGGWDLGGFGPATEGLAIWVVGITLVVGAAMWIGSRS